In Candidatus Defluviilinea proxima, a single genomic region encodes these proteins:
- a CDS encoding serine/threonine protein kinase — translation MELTNIGRYEIKKELGRGGMATVYHAFDTSFNREVAIKILPREFLHNPQFLDRFQREVKTIAQLEHPAIVPVYDVGEHDGIPYFVMRYMPGGSLSDMIKKGRFSPEDTARIVERLASALSYAHRKGVIHRDLKPDNILFNEDAYPFISDFGIAKISESQTNLTGSGIIGTPAYMSPEQATGDALDHRSDVYGLGVIVYQMLTGQQPYNADTPMGVAIKHVTDPVPDIRLIASDLSEELADVMKKVLAKNRDERYSSAVEFARALNQVVFGSPGAIQESSPTIRLIEKEKESPAKNKMLYIAGGIVVGMLLLGALIFGGIKLFGSQNAVVPTATQQIVPVTEALATNTVADAFLPMCKPPQKPPIESMINETNRACTRGVPYTTYEIPKGATFETLNSEFKCSVVGSKGDKDLIACTGKPLFTFDLKVCIPQVAPALVMDSGKCPANAGLNEADQCCAPAPKDDAGCIIFQAETTGCN, via the coding sequence ATGGAACTCACAAACATTGGAAGATATGAGATCAAAAAAGAACTGGGACGCGGTGGCATGGCGACGGTCTATCATGCGTTTGATACCAGCTTTAATCGCGAAGTGGCCATCAAGATATTGCCGCGTGAATTTCTTCATAACCCACAATTTTTAGATCGTTTCCAGCGTGAAGTAAAGACCATCGCGCAATTGGAGCATCCGGCGATTGTGCCGGTCTATGATGTAGGTGAGCATGATGGGATTCCCTATTTTGTCATGCGGTATATGCCCGGCGGTTCACTGTCCGATATGATCAAAAAGGGACGTTTCAGTCCTGAAGATACCGCGCGAATTGTGGAGCGGTTGGCTTCGGCGTTGTCGTATGCCCATCGCAAGGGTGTCATTCACCGTGACCTCAAACCCGATAATATTCTTTTTAATGAAGATGCTTATCCGTTCATTTCGGATTTTGGGATCGCGAAAATCTCAGAGTCCCAAACCAACCTGACAGGGAGCGGGATCATCGGTACGCCCGCATACATGAGCCCTGAACAGGCCACGGGCGATGCTCTCGATCATCGCAGTGATGTGTACGGGCTGGGCGTGATCGTCTATCAAATGTTGACCGGGCAACAACCCTATAATGCAGATACTCCCATGGGTGTGGCGATCAAACACGTCACCGACCCTGTGCCCGATATCCGCTTGATCGCTTCAGACCTCTCTGAAGAATTGGCTGATGTCATGAAGAAAGTACTTGCCAAAAATCGTGACGAGCGATATTCGAGCGCTGTGGAATTTGCGCGTGCGTTGAATCAGGTTGTCTTTGGTAGTCCCGGCGCGATCCAAGAATCCTCACCGACCATCCGCTTGATCGAAAAGGAAAAAGAATCTCCTGCGAAGAATAAAATGTTATATATCGCTGGTGGGATTGTCGTTGGGATGCTTTTGTTGGGCGCGTTGATCTTCGGTGGAATCAAGTTATTCGGAAGCCAGAATGCAGTAGTTCCCACAGCTACGCAACAAATTGTCCCGGTGACGGAAGCTCTTGCAACCAATACAGTCGCCGATGCCTTTTTGCCGATGTGCAAGCCACCTCAAAAACCACCCATTGAATCCATGATCAATGAAACAAATAGGGCTTGTACGCGTGGCGTTCCCTACACAACCTATGAGATTCCCAAAGGTGCTACGTTCGAGACCCTGAACAGTGAATTCAAGTGTTCCGTTGTAGGAAGCAAAGGTGATAAGGACCTAATCGCCTGCACAGGGAAACCCTTGTTCACTTTTGACCTCAAGGTATGTATACCCCAGGTTGCGCCTGCCCTTGTTATGGATTCGGGCAAGTGCCCAGCCAATGCAGGTCTTAACGAAGCGGACCAGTGTTGTGCGCCAGCCCCCAAAGATGATGCCGGGTGCATAATTTTCCAAGCGGAAACAACAGGTTGTAATTAA
- the rsmI gene encoding 16S rRNA (cytidine(1402)-2'-O)-methyltransferase yields the protein MGTLYLIATPIGNLEDMSPRAVRILKEATLIAAEDTRHTGKLLKHFEIETPLTSYFEHNKLNKLDFILEKLSLGDVALVSDAGTPAINDPGYELVKAALASNFNVVPVPGPSAPIAALTVSGLPTDSFLYLGYLPSKTSERHKFVEQIASLPYTLIFLESPHRIVESLEDILSVLGDRRICVAREMTKMFEEYWRGTLNGAVEYFKSQPARGEFTLVVEGKPKDTNEKWTEEQLLEAIKEELLEEKSAKDISIELAKRSGWNKKEIYRMVTHRGDEDES from the coding sequence ATGGGCACACTTTATCTTATTGCAACCCCCATCGGCAATCTCGAAGATATGTCACCACGTGCGGTTCGCATTTTGAAGGAAGCGACCCTCATCGCGGCTGAGGATACACGTCACACCGGCAAGCTTCTCAAACACTTTGAGATCGAAACTCCTCTCACAAGTTACTTCGAACACAACAAACTCAATAAATTGGATTTCATCCTCGAAAAGCTTTCACTGGGAGATGTGGCTCTGGTCTCGGATGCAGGGACTCCCGCGATCAACGACCCCGGCTACGAACTCGTCAAAGCCGCCCTCGCCTCGAACTTTAACGTTGTGCCTGTTCCCGGCCCATCGGCCCCTATCGCCGCCTTGACCGTTTCCGGCCTGCCCACGGACTCATTCCTGTACCTCGGTTACCTTCCAAGCAAGACCAGTGAACGCCATAAGTTCGTGGAGCAGATCGCCAGCCTGCCTTACACATTGATCTTTCTCGAATCCCCTCATCGCATCGTTGAATCGCTTGAAGATATTTTGTCTGTGTTAGGTGACCGTCGCATCTGTGTGGCCCGCGAAATGACCAAGATGTTCGAAGAATACTGGCGTGGGACGTTGAACGGGGCGGTGGAATATTTCAAGTCCCAGCCTGCTAGAGGGGAATTCACATTGGTAGTGGAAGGCAAGCCAAAAGACACGAACGAAAAATGGACCGAAGAACAATTGCTCGAGGCCATTAAAGAGGAATTGCTGGAAGAAAAATCAGCAAAGGATATTTCAATTGAATTAGCTAAACGAAGCGGGTGGAATAAAAAAGAGATCTATCGCATGGTAACTCATCGTGGTGATGAAGATGAATCTTGA
- a CDS encoding peptidase S10 — MAEAKKQEEKLALSKAEGKEEKTTPKDNLVITKHKVTIGGKEIKYTVTAGTMILKEETADREKEAEGEKPRAQIFFIAYTKDGVTDKSKRPITFSFNGGPGSSSVWLHLGVLGPRRVVLTDEGELPKPPFKLTDNQFSILDDTDLVFIDPMNTGYTRPVDGVAPKEWHGFKKDIQLVGDFIRLYTTRNNRWLSPKFLAGESYGTTRSAGLSGYLQERHGMYLNGLMLISVVLDFGTIDFNLNNDLPNILFVPGYAATAWYHDVPNPKRTLQAWLKEAEEFALGEYAHALLKGDSLSKDERAKIVKKLSYYTGISEQFIERANLRLNDQLYFKELLRERGQTVGRLDSRLLGRDRLGVTQHAEYDPLLTNVLGPYTATFYDYVRAELKYESDLPYEILSEFVHPWSYKEFENSYVNVGETLRSAMSINPYLKVLAANGYYDLGTPYFATEYTFDHLGLNEDQRKNVTMEYYEAGHMMYIHMPSLKKMKKDLSKFLKSAM, encoded by the coding sequence ATGGCAGAAGCAAAGAAGCAGGAAGAGAAACTTGCCCTGAGCAAGGCCGAAGGGAAGGAAGAAAAGACAACACCGAAAGATAACCTTGTCATTACCAAACACAAGGTGACCATCGGTGGCAAAGAGATCAAGTACACGGTCACAGCGGGGACGATGATCTTGAAAGAGGAAACAGCTGATCGTGAGAAAGAAGCGGAGGGGGAGAAGCCGCGTGCACAGATCTTCTTCATCGCATATACCAAAGATGGTGTGACCGATAAGTCCAAGCGTCCCATCACGTTTTCATTCAATGGCGGGCCGGGCTCATCGTCTGTGTGGCTGCACCTTGGGGTGTTGGGTCCACGCCGCGTGGTGTTGACCGATGAAGGTGAATTGCCCAAGCCGCCATTCAAGTTGACGGATAATCAATTTTCCATTTTGGATGACACCGACTTGGTGTTCATTGACCCGATGAATACGGGCTATACCCGCCCTGTGGATGGGGTGGCGCCGAAGGAATGGCACGGCTTCAAAAAGGATATTCAACTGGTGGGTGATTTCATTCGCCTGTATACCACACGCAACAACCGCTGGCTTTCGCCGAAGTTTCTGGCGGGTGAATCGTATGGTACAACGCGCTCGGCCGGGCTCTCGGGTTATTTGCAAGAACGGCATGGCATGTATTTGAACGGCTTGATGTTGATCTCGGTGGTGCTTGATTTCGGGACGATTGATTTCAATCTCAATAACGATCTGCCGAATATTCTGTTTGTGCCGGGCTATGCCGCCACGGCCTGGTATCACGATGTGCCCAACCCCAAGCGGACTTTGCAGGCATGGCTCAAAGAAGCGGAGGAGTTTGCACTCGGCGAGTATGCCCATGCTTTGCTCAAAGGGGATTCGTTGAGCAAAGACGAACGCGCGAAGATCGTCAAGAAACTTTCTTATTACACGGGCATCTCGGAACAGTTTATCGAGCGTGCAAATTTACGTCTCAACGATCAACTGTACTTCAAGGAACTTCTGCGTGAACGCGGACAAACCGTTGGCCGCCTCGATAGCCGTTTGTTGGGACGTGACCGATTGGGAGTCACACAACACGCGGAATATGATCCGCTGTTGACGAACGTGCTGGGCCCATATACTGCTACGTTCTACGATTATGTCCGTGCGGAGTTGAAATACGAATCAGACCTGCCTTACGAGATCTTGAGCGAGTTCGTGCATCCGTGGTCATATAAAGAGTTTGAGAATTCGTATGTCAATGTGGGAGAGACGTTGCGCTCTGCGATGTCCATCAACCCGTATCTCAAGGTGTTGGCGGCCAATGGATATTACGATCTTGGTACCCCATACTTCGCAACGGAATATACGTTCGATCATCTTGGCTTGAACGAAGACCAGCGTAAGAATGTCACAATGGAATATTATGAAGCGGGGCATATGATGTATATCCATATGCCCTCGCTCAAGAAGATGAAGAAAGATCTTTCGAAGTTTTTGAAGAGCGCGATGTAG
- a CDS encoding SH3 domain-containing protein — MFKQKLLSMVLLATLLLGQTVPHAYAATVCDQAQFVSDITVPDGAAFVPGATFTKTWRFLNAGTCTWTTSYKILQVGGDAMGAPTSVKVPVSVPPGQMLDISVNLKAPTTAGHFKGLWKFANASNVQFGIGDSGTDAFWVDINVIDASAVIYDFVANATYAQWKSGAGLLPYPGASGDYRGYAYQVNQPHLEDDSYDSMPGLLTVPQNKLNGYIQATYPEFQIQQGDKLQTLVSCEFGATGCYATFRVDYILPNNVQKTLWTWKESYDKRFYRANIDLSALAGQKVRFVLVLLASGSASGDRAIWGSPRIVRAGAGQPPAPPSTLTPLPPLTPTQTPIQSPPPTIAPTGCDRASFVTDVNVPDGTIFAPGAVFSKTWRLKNTGTCAWTTDYKAMYYSGEQMSAPTSVNMPLRVAPGATVDLTINMVAPGTPGQYRGFWILANASGTMFGIGTNASNPFWIEINVAGDAPQENGYNFWQNVCSAQWKSGAGPLPCPGKVGDINGLIIADGFSHLEDGTMGPLPTLLMAPQNKYNGYIQGTYPALTVQPGDHFSTVVGCEYGYSCYATLRLDYMAPNGSIFNFWTWREQNDKKNNMVDVDLTPLAGRSVRFILTVLAAGSATGDLVRWGSPVIVRTYVNPTPPTITPPTNNWLTYNNPTYGFQFKYPPQAQIFNQFPESLLMNLPITAGTNLTEKYLLAGVAPNTGTCQSPFATSSMLSSTETVTINGIAFLKQTGGDAGAGNFHDWVAYSTVKDTNCISMGFVLHYLNAGSFDPPKPEFDRVAESAIFDQMMSTFTYPAPPTITPSFTPLPPSLTPVPPTITPNTGVLISSPNISSLYMIDASNGWAIGNSYLLRTTNGGATWYSMLPGVTSITGGFFPNASTAWAYSSGVLYRTTNGGLNWSSFSVPFLNSGHLRFVDNNTGYMLEITGAAMNKQSVILYKTTDGGATWTAKYNNDPTTSGTGTTLPLSGHKTGMTFINATTGWVSGDSPLSGSVYLYKTTDSGVTWTKQSMTIPSGYTNAYVNTNAPKFFSSTSGVIPVWMGIDASGPDLFLYRTTNGGSTWTISSSFVRPSYTADVITATNAITWGRNGKFRTTSNTGASWVDVIPNINFGDNINNLDFVSTTTGWLTQYSDSGATALYRTSDGGRTWTLLSGNPPPTPTFTPVPPTPTFTPTAPVTSLKAKVTADKLSCRYGPGVEYLYLYALNLGANITLIGRTDANNWVWVSGTNKCWVNANYLTITGDRNALPIVYPTGIAKIPVSPYYPAPAWASASRNGNSVGVSWAPVPISVGDYEDSSMHQYILEVWRCEAGKIIFETLGSNTTSIVVAKDEPGCSVPSHGRVYVQEKHGYAGPVEPPWPQPVQSTTSTPAQSPSAFAQTLVDTLNARNFNALPPMMDASLGFAYWQSQGTSYPSDQAIESLRTGLTVTLIPNASKDLTTLLGGSNPYSIMGLDPAKSYGLFVSGWGSDSRSEAILYVTQRANGSLYWHSTLIAPTGFVTPSTLIGPYAVVNVAQNDVLNIRSAAGVSQSIVGYFASDATDVMETGATASADGAVWVEVRKSDGVTGWVNSYYLTEYVTHAAFCADSRILPLIEQVKQSMVQSNGSLLGPIVSATHGVNMHLWAYGPGVNFTQATSANIYTNSTVYNWGGGPSGIPDTGTFNDVVKPKYVDALNAPNRETYCDDLTKVFNLSRPWPYPNIRFYHVYKPATGQNLDFRTLLVGIEYVNGQPYVYGMVNIVWEP; from the coding sequence ATGTTCAAGCAAAAACTTTTGAGCATGGTTTTACTGGCAACGCTCTTACTGGGGCAGACCGTGCCACATGCCTACGCCGCAACAGTTTGCGACCAGGCGCAATTTGTTTCTGACATCACCGTGCCCGATGGAGCGGCATTTGTACCAGGTGCAACATTTACGAAAACATGGCGCTTCTTGAACGCTGGCACCTGCACGTGGACAACATCCTACAAGATCTTACAGGTAGGTGGTGATGCAATGGGCGCGCCGACCTCAGTGAAGGTTCCTGTAAGCGTACCGCCGGGGCAGATGCTCGACATCTCAGTGAATTTAAAAGCGCCGACAACGGCTGGGCATTTCAAGGGGTTGTGGAAATTCGCTAACGCATCTAACGTGCAGTTTGGTATTGGCGATTCAGGTACCGATGCATTCTGGGTGGATATCAATGTGATCGATGCCAGCGCGGTGATCTATGATTTCGTTGCCAACGCCACCTATGCACAATGGAAGAGTGGCGCAGGCCTGCTCCCCTACCCCGGCGCGAGTGGCGATTATCGTGGCTATGCTTATCAAGTGAATCAGCCTCACCTTGAAGATGATTCTTACGATTCGATGCCCGGGCTTTTAACTGTCCCGCAAAACAAACTCAACGGATATATTCAGGCTACGTATCCCGAATTCCAAATTCAGCAGGGCGATAAACTGCAAACACTTGTCAGTTGTGAGTTTGGCGCAACGGGCTGTTATGCCACGTTCCGCGTTGATTACATCCTGCCGAATAACGTTCAAAAAACATTGTGGACATGGAAAGAATCATACGACAAACGTTTCTATCGCGCAAACATTGACTTGAGCGCACTCGCCGGGCAAAAGGTTCGATTCGTACTCGTGCTCCTCGCAAGCGGATCAGCCAGTGGTGACCGCGCCATTTGGGGATCGCCTCGCATCGTGCGTGCGGGAGCAGGACAACCACCCGCGCCTCCTTCGACCTTGACTCCGCTTCCACCTCTCACACCGACTCAAACGCCGATACAGTCTCCACCTCCCACCATCGCGCCAACAGGCTGCGACCGTGCATCCTTTGTCACCGATGTCAACGTGCCGGATGGAACGATCTTTGCCCCCGGCGCAGTGTTCAGCAAAACATGGCGGCTAAAAAATACCGGCACCTGCGCATGGACAACCGACTACAAAGCCATGTATTACAGCGGCGAACAAATGAGTGCCCCCACCTCGGTCAACATGCCGTTACGAGTAGCACCCGGCGCAACCGTTGACCTGACCATTAACATGGTCGCCCCCGGCACCCCCGGCCAATATCGTGGATTCTGGATCCTTGCCAACGCCAGCGGAACCATGTTTGGCATCGGCACGAACGCATCGAATCCGTTCTGGATCGAGATCAACGTGGCCGGTGATGCACCACAAGAGAACGGCTACAACTTCTGGCAGAATGTCTGCTCTGCGCAATGGAAGAGTGGTGCTGGCCCATTACCCTGCCCAGGTAAAGTGGGCGATATCAACGGCCTCATCATCGCGGATGGTTTCTCGCATCTCGAAGATGGGACAATGGGACCACTCCCCACATTGTTGATGGCCCCTCAAAATAAATATAACGGCTACATTCAAGGGACATATCCCGCATTGACCGTGCAACCCGGCGACCACTTCAGCACAGTGGTTGGATGCGAGTATGGCTACAGTTGTTATGCCACCCTGCGTCTCGACTATATGGCTCCCAATGGAAGTATCTTCAACTTCTGGACGTGGCGCGAACAAAACGACAAGAAGAACAACATGGTGGATGTGGACCTGACTCCATTGGCGGGGAGAAGCGTGCGTTTTATCCTGACCGTGTTGGCCGCAGGCAGTGCGACAGGCGACCTCGTACGATGGGGCTCTCCAGTCATCGTTCGCACGTATGTGAATCCCACCCCGCCGACGATCACACCACCTACCAACAATTGGTTGACGTATAACAACCCCACCTACGGATTCCAATTCAAGTATCCACCTCAGGCACAGATCTTCAATCAATTCCCTGAATCGTTGTTGATGAACCTGCCCATCACAGCAGGCACGAACCTCACTGAGAAATATCTCCTGGCGGGTGTCGCTCCCAACACTGGCACATGTCAAAGCCCGTTTGCAACAAGTTCCATGTTGAGCTCAACTGAAACAGTGACGATCAACGGCATCGCCTTCCTCAAACAGACTGGTGGAGACGCCGGCGCTGGTAATTTCCACGATTGGGTTGCTTACTCAACTGTCAAAGATACAAATTGTATAAGCATGGGCTTCGTATTGCACTATTTGAATGCAGGGAGCTTTGACCCACCCAAACCTGAATTTGACCGTGTAGCTGAGTCGGCTATATTCGATCAGATGATGTCCACATTTACATACCCGGCGCCACCAACGATCACGCCATCCTTCACGCCATTGCCTCCTTCATTGACACCCGTACCACCCACCATCACACCTAACACTGGCGTATTGATCAGTTCACCGAACATCAGCTCACTATATATGATCGATGCATCCAATGGCTGGGCAATTGGTAATTCCTATCTGTTACGCACCACGAATGGCGGCGCGACTTGGTACAGTATGCTGCCCGGAGTCACCTCGATCACCGGCGGATTCTTCCCGAACGCGTCCACGGCTTGGGCGTATTCATCCGGTGTGCTTTATCGCACAACCAATGGAGGTTTGAACTGGTCGTCGTTCAGTGTTCCGTTCCTCAACAGTGGTCATCTCCGATTCGTTGACAATAATACTGGCTATATGCTTGAGATCACCGGCGCGGCCATGAACAAACAATCTGTCATCCTGTATAAGACAACCGATGGCGGCGCAACATGGACGGCAAAATATAACAATGATCCAACTACATCCGGTACCGGCACCACCCTGCCACTCAGCGGACATAAGACCGGCATGACCTTCATCAACGCGACCACAGGTTGGGTAAGCGGTGATTCACCACTCAGCGGGTCTGTCTATCTCTACAAGACAACCGACAGTGGCGTCACGTGGACAAAGCAAAGCATGACGATCCCATCAGGGTATACGAATGCTTACGTAAATACCAACGCTCCAAAATTCTTCAGTTCTACGAGCGGTGTTATTCCTGTGTGGATGGGTATCGATGCAAGTGGGCCAGACTTGTTCCTCTATCGCACAACCAACGGCGGCTCCACATGGACGATCTCTTCATCGTTCGTGCGCCCAAGCTACACCGCAGATGTTATCACTGCCACCAATGCCATCACATGGGGTCGCAATGGCAAGTTCCGCACCACCAGCAACACCGGTGCCAGTTGGGTGGATGTGATCCCCAACATCAACTTTGGTGACAATATAAACAACCTCGACTTCGTGTCGACAACGACAGGTTGGTTGACTCAATATTCCGATAGCGGAGCCACGGCTCTGTATCGGACATCAGACGGTGGCCGCACGTGGACACTTCTCTCTGGCAACCCGCCTCCCACTCCGACCTTTACACCTGTCCCACCGACGCCGACCTTTACCCCCACTGCACCGGTCACAAGCCTCAAGGCCAAAGTGACCGCTGACAAGCTCAGTTGCCGCTATGGCCCGGGCGTGGAATATCTCTATCTGTACGCACTCAATTTGGGTGCGAACATCACACTCATCGGACGTACCGATGCCAACAACTGGGTCTGGGTCAGCGGCACGAACAAGTGCTGGGTCAACGCTAATTATCTAACCATAACCGGTGACCGCAATGCCCTGCCCATCGTCTATCCAACAGGCATTGCAAAAATACCTGTGTCACCGTATTACCCGGCTCCAGCGTGGGCAAGTGCGTCTCGAAACGGGAACAGCGTTGGGGTCAGTTGGGCGCCGGTCCCGATAAGCGTCGGAGACTATGAAGACTCATCCATGCACCAATACATCCTCGAAGTATGGAGGTGTGAAGCCGGGAAGATCATCTTTGAAACCCTTGGCAGTAACACCACGTCTATCGTTGTCGCGAAGGATGAGCCGGGTTGTAGTGTCCCATCACATGGACGTGTATACGTACAGGAAAAGCATGGGTACGCTGGACCCGTCGAACCGCCCTGGCCACAGCCAGTTCAATCTACCACATCCACGCCCGCTCAAAGCCCATCCGCTTTCGCGCAAACACTTGTGGATACACTGAACGCGCGCAACTTCAACGCATTGCCGCCCATGATGGATGCATCTCTCGGATTCGCCTACTGGCAATCACAAGGAACTTCGTACCCGTCCGATCAGGCCATTGAGTCCTTACGGACCGGGCTTACCGTCACATTGATACCGAATGCCAGCAAGGACTTGACCACTCTACTGGGCGGATCGAATCCCTATTCGATCATGGGACTCGACCCGGCTAAATCGTATGGTTTATTCGTTTCAGGCTGGGGTTCCGATAGCCGGTCAGAGGCAATCCTCTATGTGACACAACGCGCGAATGGAAGCCTGTACTGGCACAGTACCCTCATCGCGCCAACAGGATTCGTGACTCCCTCAACCTTAATCGGGCCGTATGCAGTGGTGAATGTGGCACAAAACGATGTGTTGAACATCCGCTCGGCGGCTGGCGTCAGCCAGTCAATTGTTGGGTACTTTGCTTCAGATGCGACAGATGTCATGGAAACCGGAGCAACTGCCAGTGCGGATGGAGCCGTGTGGGTTGAAGTCCGCAAGAGTGACGGAGTGACGGGCTGGGTCAATTCCTATTATCTGACGGAGTACGTCACGCACGCCGCCTTCTGCGCGGATAGCCGCATCCTGCCTTTGATCGAGCAGGTCAAGCAAAGTATGGTGCAATCGAATGGGAGTTTGCTTGGGCCGATCGTCAGCGCAACACACGGCGTGAACATGCACTTGTGGGCATATGGCCCCGGCGTTAACTTCACACAGGCAACATCCGCGAACATTTACACAAACAGCACGGTCTACAATTGGGGTGGCGGCCCAAGCGGAATACCGGATACCGGCACGTTCAACGATGTGGTGAAACCAAAGTATGTAGATGCGTTGAATGCCCCGAACCGCGAAACCTATTGCGATGATCTTACAAAGGTATTCAATCTTTCACGGCCTTGGCCTTACCCGAACATTCGCTTCTATCATGTATACAAACCCGCCACTGGCCAGAATCTCGATTTCCGTACATTGTTGGTTGGCATCGAGTATGTCAACGGCCAGCCGTACGTCTACGGCATGGTGAATATTGTCTGGGAGCCATAA
- a CDS encoding bifunctional phosphoglucose/phosphomannose isomerase, translated as MNLDDLDRFKQIDSLNMLGEIDNLPDQLGYAYRLGLKHQLPDWKDFRHAVIAGMGSSAIGADLLTSYCASFSPIPVSVHRNYDLPLFARGAETLVICSSHSGNTEETLSAFEAARKAECRLIVVTTGGELAKRAKENNIPLWAFDHANKSHTAIGFSFGLLLAMFQRLGFIPDQKEAVDDAVVSMKRSQGYLKADVIAAKNPAKRYAGQLMGRWVTIMGSDLMAPVARRWKGQLNEIAKAGANFDFIPEADHNSLAGTLNHQETLNAHTIALFLRADSDHPRNRLRSDMTRQAFMLEGLNTDHVDARGNTPLAQIWTTILFGDYMAYYLAMAYGVDPTPTDAMDEFKRIMAEAK; from the coding sequence ATGAATCTTGATGACTTGGACCGTTTCAAACAGATCGACAGCCTTAATATGCTTGGGGAAATCGACAATTTACCCGACCAGCTTGGTTACGCCTACCGGCTGGGCCTAAAACACCAACTCCCTGATTGGAAGGACTTTCGCCATGCCGTGATCGCAGGCATGGGATCTTCTGCCATTGGGGCTGATCTGCTAACCTCGTATTGCGCGTCTTTCTCCCCGATACCTGTTTCCGTCCATCGAAACTATGACTTGCCCCTCTTTGCGCGCGGCGCAGAGACGTTGGTCATTTGCTCCTCACACTCCGGCAACACCGAAGAGACCCTCTCCGCTTTTGAAGCCGCGCGCAAAGCCGAGTGTCGCCTCATTGTCGTGACAACAGGCGGCGAACTCGCAAAACGCGCCAAAGAGAACAATATTCCTTTGTGGGCATTCGATCACGCCAATAAATCCCATACGGCTATTGGATTTTCATTCGGGTTGTTATTGGCAATGTTCCAACGCTTGGGTTTCATCCCCGATCAAAAAGAAGCTGTGGACGATGCTGTTGTATCCATGAAACGTTCGCAAGGATATTTGAAAGCGGATGTGATCGCTGCGAAGAATCCCGCCAAACGGTATGCAGGTCAATTGATGGGGAGGTGGGTCACGATCATGGGCTCAGACTTAATGGCTCCCGTGGCCCGTCGCTGGAAGGGACAGTTGAACGAGATCGCCAAAGCAGGTGCAAACTTCGATTTCATTCCCGAAGCCGACCACAATTCTTTGGCTGGCACACTGAATCATCAAGAGACTCTCAATGCGCACACGATTGCTCTCTTCCTGCGCGCAGATTCAGACCACCCTCGTAACAGATTGCGTTCCGATATGACCCGTCAGGCCTTCATGCTCGAAGGCTTGAACACCGATCACGTGGATGCACGTGGCAACACACCGCTCGCTCAAATATGGACAACGATCCTGTTCGGGGATTACATGGCCTATTATCTCGCAATGGCCTATGGCGTTGATCCCACGCCGACAGATGCAATGGATGAGTTCAAAAGGATAATGGCGGAGGCAAAATAA
- a CDS encoding aldo/keto reductase: protein MSQRTLGHSGLKVSPMGLGCWAIGGPWKWLDSEGGWGDINDNESVRAIHTALDLGVNFFDTAATYGTGHSEQILARALEGKRDQVVIATKFGFNVNVAEKHVTFRTDDHLQYIRQECEDSLRRLNTDVIDLYQLHVWDYPIKKVPAMVDLLESLVKDGKIRYYGWSTDSVEGARAFAQGKHCVAIQHDLNVVLDAPEMLALCDELNLASVNRSPLARGALSGKYSKNSAFPQNDVRNDDWSKDHFFAPTLDQLEKIREILTSDGRTLVQGALAWIWARSEKTVPIPGFKTIAQVEENAKAMQFGPLTTGQMKEINSLLGR, encoded by the coding sequence ATGTCTCAACGGACGTTAGGACACTCTGGATTAAAAGTCAGCCCGATGGGGCTGGGATGCTGGGCCATCGGCGGTCCGTGGAAGTGGCTAGATAGTGAAGGTGGTTGGGGTGATATTAACGACAACGAGTCGGTGCGTGCCATTCATACCGCGCTCGATCTCGGCGTCAACTTCTTCGACACCGCCGCAACATATGGAACAGGACATAGTGAACAAATCCTGGCGCGTGCCCTGGAAGGGAAACGGGATCAGGTTGTCATTGCGACAAAATTCGGTTTCAACGTCAATGTAGCCGAAAAGCACGTGACATTTCGTACGGATGATCATCTCCAATATATTCGGCAGGAATGCGAAGACAGCCTGCGCCGCCTGAACACAGATGTCATTGACCTGTATCAACTACATGTGTGGGATTATCCCATCAAGAAAGTGCCTGCGATGGTTGACCTGTTGGAGTCGCTCGTGAAGGACGGGAAAATCCGATACTATGGTTGGAGCACCGATTCTGTTGAAGGTGCAAGAGCTTTTGCACAAGGAAAACATTGTGTTGCCATCCAACACGACTTAAATGTTGTTCTCGATGCTCCAGAAATGCTGGCGTTATGTGACGAACTAAATCTGGCAAGTGTGAACCGCAGTCCATTGGCACGCGGAGCCTTGAGCGGCAAGTATTCCAAGAATTCCGCTTTCCCGCAGAATGATGTCCGCAATGATGATTGGTCAAAAGATCATTTCTTTGCTCCAACGCTTGATCAACTGGAAAAGATACGTGAGATCCTCACGAGCGACGGTCGCACACTGGTGCAGGGCGCGCTGGCATGGATCTGGGCGCGCAGTGAAAAGACAGTTCCCATCCCAGGCTTCAAGACTATCGCACAGGTGGAAGAGAACGCAAAAGCTATGCAGTTTGGTCCACTGACAACAGGGCAGATGAAAGAGATCAATTCGTTGTTGGGGAGATGA